In Microtus pennsylvanicus isolate mMicPen1 chromosome 12, mMicPen1.hap1, whole genome shotgun sequence, the following proteins share a genomic window:
- the Ubxn6 gene encoding UBX domain-containing protein 6, translated as MKKFFQEIKADIKFKSAGPGQKLTDSAGEKNPKEKSPQLGLRQPRQGPTDEAQMAAAAALARLEQKQPRARGPTSQDSIRNQVRKELQAEATSSNSPGAPGTNVVPEPKEEISPHLAVPGVYFICPLTGVTLKKDQRDAHIKEAILSHFSTDPVAASIMKIHTFNRDRDRVKLGVDTIAKYLDNIHLHPEEERYQKIKLQNKVFQERINCLEGTHEFFEAIGFRKVTLPVPDQEGSEEFYVLGEAARAQPESLEQHKRQLLNAEPVRATLDRQRRVFRPSALASHFELPADFFSLTAEEVKREQRLRTEAVERLSSLRTKAMREKEEQRELRKYTYALLRVRLPDGCLLQGTFYARERLPVLFQFVREALQNDWLPFELRASGGQRLVEDQALALNECGLVPSALLTFSWDASVLEDMRAAGAEPATSVLRPELLAAMEQLS; from the exons ATGAAGAAGTTCTTCCAGGAGATCAAGGCTGACATCAAATTCAAGAGCGCAGGGCCCGGCCAGAAGCTCACGGATTCCGCAGG AGAGAAGAATCCCAAAGAAAAGTCACCACAGCTGGGCCTCCGGCAGCCCCGCCAGGGCCCCACTGATGAGGCGCAGATGGCAGCCGCTGCTGCCCTGGCCCGGCTGGAACAGAAGCAGCCTCGGGCCCGCGGGCCCACATCTCAGGACTCCATCCGGAACCAGG TGAGAAAGGAACTTCAGGCCGAAGCCACCTCCAGCAACAGCCCAGGGGCTCCCGGAACCAACGTG GTACCTGAACCCAAAGAGGAAATTTCTCCCCACCTGGCAGTGCCTGGTGTGTATTTCATCTGCCCACTCACAGGCGTCACCTTAAAGAAGGACCAACGAGATGCGCATATCAAGGAGGCTATCCTGTCG cacttCTCCACAGACCCTGTGGCTGCCTCTATCATGAAGATACATACATTTAACAGAGACCGGGACCGGGTGAAGCTGGGAGTGGATACCATTGCCAA GTACCTGGACAACATCCATTTGCATCCAGAGGAGGAAAGGTACCAGAAAATCAAACTGCAGAACAAGGTGTTCCAG GAGCGCATCAACTGTTTAGAGGGCACCCATGAGTTCTTTGAAGCCATTGGCTTCAGGAAGGTGACACTGCCGGTTCCAGATCAGG AGGGCTCCGAAGAGTTCTATGTGCTGGGTGAGGCCGCACGGGCGCAGCCGGAGAGCCTGGAGCAGCATAAGCGGCAGCTGCTGAATGCGGAGCCAGTGCGTGCCACGCTGGACCGGCAGCGCCGCGTCTTCCGTCCCTCGGCCCTGGCCTCACACTTCGAGCTCCCTGCCGACTTCTTTAGCCTCACTGCCGAGGAGGTAAAGCGCGAACAGAGGCTCAG AACCGAGGCCGTGGAGCGGCTGAGCTCGCTGAGGACCAAGGCCATGcgggagaaggaggagcagcgGGAGCTGCGCAAATACACCTATGCTCTACTGCGCGTGCGCCTGCCGGACGGCTGCCTGCTGCAGG GGACCTTCTACGCCAGGGAGCGGCTGCCTGTGCTCTTCCAGTTTGTGCGCGAGGCACTGCAGAACGACTGGTTGCCTTTTGAGCTGCGGGCCTCAGgagggcagaggctggtggaagACCAAGCCCTGGCCCTGAATGAATGTGGGCTG GTACCGTCTGCCCTGCTGACCTTCTCCTGGGATGCTTCTGTGTTGGAGGACATGAGGGCTGCAGGAGCGGAACCAGCCACATCTGTCTTGAGGCCTGAGCTGCTCGCAGCCATGGAGCAGCTCTCCTGA
- the Chaf1a gene encoding chromatin assembly factor 1 subunit A: MLEEPDVATPRATAMDCKDRPGFPLKRLIQARLPFKPLNLVPKEKAEDTSPKVSVEDKVPDLQLSLDTLENRCHTGSHVGLSPKLVSGRGPIDSFLRATIKPGPSVVIIDLTENSNDIPDNPEGPSEPSPDAPAEGADKQQGPSTVEQCLPETPADIPCLVEEEPGSPGGPERTGDCQAGLLQSCPELTTGSRTSPIKEPSGWSKAGGLLFIEKVPMVVLEDILATKPLHTALPTVSLDRSVTSESEVLESCPEDDSTLSHSPTSSSSPTSSPEGPSEPPAQLSRTSPPSTPICRDNKKLVRGSMEKGRSKLHRDREQQREEKEKLREETRRAKEEARRRKEEEKELKEKERREKREKDEKEKAEKQRLKEERRKERQEALEAKLEEKRKKEEEKRLREEEKRIKAEKAEITRFFQKPKTPQAPKTLAGSCGKFAPFEIKEHMVLAPRCRAALDQDLCDQLDQLLQQQTGNSSFLSDLKDRLPLKSGPTQVCSRNTNIMDRDVVIVENKVDGVPERRKFGRMKLLQFSENHRPAYWGTWNKKTTVIRPRDPWAQDKNLLDYEVDSDDEWEEEEPGESLSHSEGDEDDDMGEDEDEDDGFFVPHGYLSEDEGVTEECADPENHKVRQKLKAKEWDELLAKGKRFRVLQPVQVGCVWAAEAANCAGSDLKLLQQFTACLLDAAPPEEPEPKASRREKRDQHILAQLLPLLHGNVNGSKVIIREFQERCRRGLLSPPSPTPHPHVPNSEDAVVVPSKARLKRLISENSAYEKRPDFRMCWYVHPQVLRSFGQECLPVPCQWTYVTAMPSTPREDTGNTSEGPDQGTPMPIKRKPAATMCITQFMKKRRYDGQVGSGDMDGFQADTEEDEEDDTDCMVVDVPGVAGDVSEAPVPAPTLCK; encoded by the exons ATGCTGGAGGAGCCGGACGTCGCGACGCCGCGAGCCACTG CTATGGATTGCAAAGACAGACCGGGGTTCCCATTGAAGAGGTTGATACAAG cCCGCCTGCCCTTCAAACCCCTGAACCTTGTTCCCAAGGAGAAAGCCGAGGACACATCACCGAAAGTGTCTGTGGAAGATAAAGTTCCGGATCTACAATTGTCCTTGGACACTTTGGAAAACCGCTGTCACACAGGTTCTCATGTAGGCTTGAGTCCGAAGCTGGTCAGTGGCCGAGGCCCCATTGATAGCTTCTTGAGGGCCACAATAAAGCCAGGGCCGAGTGTGGTCATCATCGACCTGACTGAGAACTCCAATGACATTCCAGACAACCCTGAGGGCCCTAGTGAACCAAGTCCTGATGCCCCAGCAGAAGGAGCCGACAAGCAGCAGGGACCCTCCACAGTGGAACAGTGTCTCCCAGAGACCCCTGCAGACATTCCTTGCCTTGTGGAGGAGGAGCCTGGGAGCCCAGGAGGCCCAGAGAGGACGGGTGACTGTCAGGCTGGCTTATTACAGAGCTGTCCTGAGCTGACCACGGGTTCCAGGACATCCCCCATAAAGGAGCCATCAGGCTGGAGCAAGGCAGGGGGTCTCCTTTTTATAGAGAAGGTGCCCATGGTGGTGCTTGAGGACATTCTGGCCACTAAGCCTCTCCACACCGCTCTTCCCACGGTATCCCTGGACAGGAGTGTCACTTCAGAGAGTGAGGTGCTGGAGTCCTGCCCTGAGGATGACTCCACACTGAGCCACTCCCCCACCAGCTCTTCTTCTCCAACCAGCTCTCCTGAGGGACCATCTGAACCCCCAGCACAGCTTAGTAGGACCAGCCCCCCCTCCACACCCATCTGCAGA gATAACAAGAAACTCGTCAGAGGCTCCATGGAGAAGGGCAGGAGCAAACTGCACAGA GACAGAGAACaacagagggaggagaaggagaagctaAGAGAAGAGACACGGCGAGCCAAGGAAGAGGCtcggaggaggaaggaggaggagaaggagctgaaggagaagGAGCGGAGGGAGAAGCGGGAGAAGGATgagaaggagaaggcagagaagcagCGGCTCAAGGAGGAACGACGCAAGGAGCGGCAGGAAGCTCTGGA GGCTAAactggaggagaagaggaagaaagaggaggagaagaggttACGAGAAGAAGAGAAG CGCATcaaggcagagaaggcagagatCACTAGGTTCTTCCAGAAGCCAAAGACCCCGCAGGCCCCCAAG ACCCTGGCCGGCTCCTGTGGTAAGTTTGCACCCTTTGAAATCAAAGAACACATGGTGCTGGCTCCGCGGTGCCGGGCTGCCTTGGACCAGGACCTGTGCGATCAGCTGGACCAACTCCTACAGCAGCAGACTGGGAACAGCTCCTTCCTCAGCGACCTGAAAGATCGGTTGCCCCTGAAGTCAGGACCCACCCAGGTCTGCAGCCGCAACACCAACATAATGGACAG GGACGTGGTCATTGTGGAGAACAAGGTGGACGGTGTACCTGAAAGGAGGAAGTTTGGCCGCATGAAGCTCCTGCAGTTCTCAGAGAACCACCGGCCAGCATACTGGGGGACATGGAACAAGAAGACAACAGTCATCCGCCCCCGTGATCCCTGGGCCCAGGATAAG AACCTTCTTGACTATGAGGTGGACAGTGATGATGAATGGGAAGAGGAGGAACCTGGGGAGTCTTTGTCCCACAGTGAGGGG GACGAGGATGATGACATGGgggaagatgaagatgaggacGACGGCTTCTTTGTGCCCCATGGGTACCTGTCTGAGGATGAAGGCGTGACTGAG GAGTGTGCAGACCCCGAGAACCACAAAGTGCGCCAGAAGCTGAAGGCCAAGGAGTGGGATGAGCTCCTAGCCAAGGGCAAGCGTTTCCGCGTACTGCAGCCTGTACAGGTGGGATGCGTGTGGGCAGCTGAGGCAGCCAACTGCGCAGGCTCTGACTTGAAGCTGCTGCAGCAGTTCACCGCATGCCTGCTGGATGCAGCACCCCCTGAAGAGCCAGAGCCAAAGGCCTCCAGGCGGGAGAAGAGGGACCAGCATA TCCTGGCCCAGCTGCTTCCACTGCTGCATGGCAATGTGAATGGGAGCAAGGTCATCATCCGCGAATTCCAAGAGCGATGCCGCCGCGGCCTGCTGAGCCCCCCAAGCCCCACTCCACACCCACATGTACCCAACTCGGAGGATGCTGTGGTTGTGCCATCCAAGGCCAGGCTGAAGCGCCTCATCTCTGAGAACTCGGCCTACGAGAAGCGGCCTGACTTCCGTATGTGCTGGTATGTGCACCCACAGGTGCTCAGGAGCTTCGGCCAGGAGTGCCTGCCTGTGCCCTGCCAGTGGACCTACGTCACCGCCATGCCCTCAACACCTAGAGAAGACACTGGCAACACTTCCGAGGGGCCTGACCAGGGCACACCCATGCCAATCAAGCGGAAGCCAGCAGCCACCATGTGCATCACTCAGTTCATGAAGAAAAGGCGGTATGATGGACAG GTTGGCTCTGGGGACATGGATGGCttccaggcagacacagaagaggatgaggaggacgACACAGACTGTATGGTCGTGGATGTGCCAGGTGTTGCGGGTGACGTGTCAGAGGCTCCTGTGCCTGCGCCCACGCTTTGCAAATGA